GTCAGCGCGCTCCGTCTTCACGAAAGACGTTCGCGTAGCGCCGCGTGCCGGGCGCCCGCGCCGGACCCCGCCCCGCCGGGTCGTCGTGCCGCGCCAGCACCCGGTTGGTGACCATCGCGGAGACGTGCTCGTCCAGCGGGATGAGCTCGGCGTACAGATCCAGCGCCCGGTCCACGTCCACCTCGCCGGCCAGCGCGTCCACCAGGTCGAAGATGTTGGCCACGTGCGTCTCCACGATCGCCTCCTCGCTGCGGGCGGCGACGATCAGGAGCTTGCGCTTTGCTTCGGCGGAGAGGCGGCGGCGGCGCAGCCAGTCGAACATGACGGATTCCTTGCGGTTCGGGGCTCTCGGGGCGTCCTGAATCTGGCCCCGCGGGCGCCGCACTGCAACCCCGCCCCCGCGTGTGCGCGCAAGGGCTTGGTGCGGCGTCCACGGGGCGCTTATATTACGCCGGGCTCCCCGTGGGCCCACCGACGCGCGGCCGCCGTGCCGCGCGCTCCCGCCGCCTGGGAACACCGCATGGGAACGTCTTTCCTCAGTTCCGAAGAGTTCGACGAACGGGCTCACCGCCTGTACGAGTCGGGCGACTACGACGAGGCGCTCGAGATACTCCGCGAGGGGCTGCGCCACCATCCCGACTCCGCGCTCCTGCACGTGGGGATGGGCTACGTGCGCATCGCCCGCGAGGAGTACGCGTGGGCGCGCAAGTCGTTCGAGGAAGGGCTGCGCGCCGACGAGGAGTACGAGGACGCGTGGGTGGGGCTCGGCGAGACGCTCCTCAAGTTCGGGCAGGTGGACGCGGCGCTCGGCTGCTTCGCCCGCGTGGACGACCTGGGGCTGGCGGACGATCTGGAGCTGGGGCTCACCATGGGCCGCGCGCTGTACCGCGAGGGGCTGTTCGCCGACGCGCGGGTGCGCTTCTCGTCGCTCGCCGGCAAGCACCTGGACAACGCCGAGGTCGCGGCCGCCCGCGGCTACACGCTGCACGCGCTGGGCGACGACCTGGGCGCCCGCCGCGAGCTGCGCCGCGCCCTGCGGCTGGACCCGGAGCTCCACGAGGCGCGCATCTACCTGGCCCACCTCTTCCACGACCGCGGCGACACGCGCGGGGCGCTGCGCGAGCTGGAGCGCGTGCCGCCCGCGGAGCACTGGGACACGCTCTCGCTGTGGCGCTACGTGGAGCTCAAGTGCGCGCTGGAGGGGATGGCGCAGGACGACGCGCGGCTCGACCCCTGGCGGCAGCGGCTGATTGAGCTGGAGATCGAGCCGGACGAGGTGGACCACCTGCTGGCCGAGGTGGAAGCGCAGTTCGAGAGCGCCGAGGACGCGCCGCCGGTGCTGGAGCTGGCGCCGCAGATCGACATGATCCTGCGCATGCTCAACACCACCGGCGTCCCCGCCGAGCAGCACCGCGTGCGGACGAGCGAAGGGGCGGTGTTCGAGGGGACGTGGGAGGAGATCGTGGAGCGGATGCGCGACGAGAGCGATCCGTCGATGCCCGTCGCCACCTTCATGCGCCGCACCTCGCGGAAGATCCAGGAGAGCATCGGGCGCGACCTGCCGTACGACTCGCCGGAAGCGTTCGTTCGGGGCGGAGCGCGGCTGGGCCTTCTCCGCATCGAGGAGTAGCCGTGCTTCCCGTTCCCGAGAGCACCCTGCGCCCGCTGCGCGCCGTCGCCGGCGACATCAGCGCCCTGCGCGGGGGCACGGCCAGCCCCGGCGCCCTGGTGCGCGTGGCCCGCGCCGCCGAGAGCACCCTGCGCCGCGTGCTGCGCGACGATCCCACCGCGCCCGTGGAGCTTCGGCTGCG
The DNA window shown above is from Longimicrobium sp. and carries:
- a CDS encoding tetratricopeptide repeat protein, with translation MGTSFLSSEEFDERAHRLYESGDYDEALEILREGLRHHPDSALLHVGMGYVRIAREEYAWARKSFEEGLRADEEYEDAWVGLGETLLKFGQVDAALGCFARVDDLGLADDLELGLTMGRALYREGLFADARVRFSSLAGKHLDNAEVAAARGYTLHALGDDLGARRELRRALRLDPELHEARIYLAHLFHDRGDTRGALRELERVPPAEHWDTLSLWRYVELKCALEGMAQDDARLDPWRQRLIELEIEPDEVDHLLAEVEAQFESAEDAPPVLELAPQIDMILRMLNTTGVPAEQHRVRTSEGAVFEGTWEEIVERMRDESDPSMPVATFMRRTSRKIQESIGRDLPYDSPEAFVRGGARLGLLRIEE